The Streptomyces taklimakanensis nucleotide sequence AGGCACGCCAGTCCTCCGGGGGAGGGGCGGCCGTCGAGCCCGGCCAGGGCGTGTGGGCCCGGTTGAAGTACGAGGGCGGCGTCCACCGCGTCCAGCGGGTGCCCGCCACCGAGTCCCAGGGGCGCATCCACACCTCCGCCGCCGGTGTCCTCGTCCTCCCCGAGGCCGAGGAGGTCGACGTCGAGATCAACCCCAACGACCTGCGGATCGACGTCTACCGCTCCTCCGGGCCCGGCGGCCAGTCCGTGAACACCACCGACTCCGCCGTCCGCATCACCCACGTGCCCACCGGCATCGTGGTCTCCTGCCAGAACGAGAAGAGCCAGCTGCAGAACAAGGAGCAGGCGCTGCGCATCCTGCGCGCCCGGCTGCTGGCGGCGGCCCAGGAGGAAGCGGAGAAGGAGGCGTCGGACGCGCGCCGCAGCCAGGTGCGTACGGTGGACCGGTCCGAGCGGGTGCGCACCTACAACTTCCCGGAGAACCGGATTTCCGACCACCGGGTCGGCTTCAAGGCGTACAACTTGGACCAGGTACTGGACGGCGACCTGGACGCGGTGATCCAGGCGTGCGTGGACGCCGACTCGGCGGCCAGGCTCGCCGCCGCACGGTGACCGCCGCGGCCACCGCGCACGGTGGCGGGACGGCCGCGGCCACGGATGGACGGCCGGGCCGCCGACGAGGCCCGTACGGGACGGGTGGAGGACGAGGAACGTGAACGTACTGCTCGCCGAGGTGGCCCAGGCCACCCAGCGGCTCGCCGACGCCGGAGTGCCCTCCCCGCGCTTCGACGCGGAGGAGCTGGCGGCGTACGTGCACGGCGTCAAGCGGGGGGAGCTGCACCGGGTGGCGGACTCCGACTTCGACGCCCGCTACTGGGAGGTCGTGGCCCGTCGGGAGGCCCGCGAACCGCTCCAGCACATCACCGGACGCGCCTTCTTCCGCTACCTGGAGCTCCAGGTGGGCCCCGGCGTGTTCGTGCCCCGCCCCGAGACCGAGTCCGTGGTGGGGTGGGCGATAGACGCCGTGCGCGCGATGGACGTCGCCGAGCCGCTGATCGTCGACCTGTGCACCGGTTCCGGCGCCATCGCCCTGGCCATGGCGCAGGAGGTGCCGCGCTCGCGCGTGCACGCCGTCGAACTGGACGAGGACGCCCTTCGGTGGGCCCGCAGGAACACCGAGGGTTCCCGCGTCACCCTGCACCACGGCGACGCGCTGACCGCCCTGCCCGAGTTGGACGGCCAGGTCGACCTGGTCATCTC carries:
- the prfA gene encoding peptide chain release factor 1, with amino-acid sequence MFEAVEELIGEHADLEKKLADPAVHADQANARRLGKRYAELTPIVGAYHAWKATGEDVAAARELAVDDPDFAAEVKELEARQEELTERLRLLLVPRDPSDDKDVILEIKAGEGGEESALFAGDLLRMYLRYAERRNWKTEIIEANESDLGGYKDVQVAVKARQSSGGGAAVEPGQGVWARLKYEGGVHRVQRVPATESQGRIHTSAAGVLVLPEAEEVDVEINPNDLRIDVYRSSGPGGQSVNTTDSAVRITHVPTGIVVSCQNEKSQLQNKEQALRILRARLLAAAQEEAEKEASDARRSQVRTVDRSERVRTYNFPENRISDHRVGFKAYNLDQVLDGDLDAVIQACVDADSAARLAAAR
- the prmC gene encoding peptide chain release factor N(5)-glutamine methyltransferase translates to MNVLLAEVAQATQRLADAGVPSPRFDAEELAAYVHGVKRGELHRVADSDFDARYWEVVARREAREPLQHITGRAFFRYLELQVGPGVFVPRPETESVVGWAIDAVRAMDVAEPLIVDLCTGSGAIALAMAQEVPRSRVHAVELDEDALRWARRNTEGSRVTLHHGDALTALPELDGQVDLVISNPPYIPLTEWEYVAPEARDHDPQLALFSGEDGLDVIRGLERTAHRLLRPGGLVVVEHADTQGGQVPWIFTEDRGWADAADHPDLNNRPRFATARREVP